Proteins from a genomic interval of Caulobacter rhizosphaerae:
- a CDS encoding response regulator transcription factor, with product MKLLLVEDDKEAAAYLKRALSEAGHTVDYAATGREGLMLAAAETYDVIVLDRMLPQIDGLAILRTIRASGVKTPVLLLTALGGIDDRVEGLEAGGDDYLVKPFAFAELQARVNALARRPPPQEDPATLQVSDLTLNRLKRTVIRAGARVELQPREFQLLEYLMRHAGRVVTRTMLLESVWDFHFDPKTNIVETHMSRLRSKVDRGQRHDLIHTVRGAGYCLREPD from the coding sequence ATGAAACTGTTGCTGGTCGAGGACGACAAGGAAGCCGCGGCCTATCTGAAGCGGGCCTTGTCGGAGGCCGGTCATACGGTCGACTACGCCGCGACCGGCCGAGAGGGCCTGATGCTGGCGGCCGCCGAAACCTACGATGTCATCGTGCTGGACCGCATGCTGCCCCAGATCGACGGCCTGGCGATCCTGCGGACGATCCGCGCGTCCGGGGTCAAGACGCCGGTTCTGCTGCTGACCGCCCTGGGCGGCATCGACGATCGCGTGGAAGGTCTGGAGGCGGGCGGCGACGACTATCTGGTCAAGCCGTTCGCCTTCGCCGAGCTGCAGGCCCGGGTCAACGCCCTGGCCCGCCGTCCGCCGCCGCAGGAGGATCCAGCCACCCTGCAGGTGTCGGACCTGACGCTGAACCGGCTCAAGCGCACGGTCATCCGAGCCGGCGCCCGGGTCGAACTGCAGCCGCGGGAGTTCCAACTGCTGGAATATCTAATGCGCCACGCCGGCCGGGTCGTGACGCGCACCATGCTGCTGGAGAGCGTCTGGGATTTCCACTTCGATCCCAAGACGAACATCGTCGAGACCCACATGAGCCGGCTGCGGTCCAAGGTCGATCGCGGCCAGCGCCACGATCTGATCCATACGGTGCGCGGCGCGGGCTATTGCCTGCGCGAACCGGACTAG